In Methylacidiphilum infernorum V4, a single window of DNA contains:
- the hemA gene encoding glutamyl-tRNA reductase, whose protein sequence is MRVLVGGGLAFDTSPIELREQVAFRAEEYPQALSLMKDIMHLEEGVLLSTCNRVEFFSVCKNLDAVSKGWGQFLRFYHKKNFPFESYSQIYTGKYCISHLFELASGLKSMVVGETEILGQLKEAYMIAKERGMTQKYLNRLFQASFSAAKSVRSSTWITRGSISVSAVAVDLAEKLFGKLTGCSIILVGAGAVSEATARALQKKGANVIFVANRTYEKALELSKEIEAEAIPWSEFPSRIAKVDILISSTSAPHYVITKEKLAAHIGRRAGRPLFLIDLAVPRDIDPAVEDFEEVYCYNIDDLQTIADQNLKDRLAEVDKCKRLIEPHIERFYSWLVESINSQDSQFIRNFRMA, encoded by the coding sequence ATGAGAGTTCTTGTTGGAGGTGGCCTGGCTTTCGACACTTCGCCCATAGAGTTGCGCGAACAAGTGGCGTTTCGCGCCGAGGAATATCCCCAGGCCCTATCCCTGATGAAAGATATCATGCACCTGGAAGAGGGGGTTTTACTTTCGACCTGCAACCGGGTGGAATTCTTTTCCGTTTGTAAAAATCTCGATGCAGTTTCGAAGGGATGGGGACAGTTTCTGAGATTTTATCATAAGAAAAATTTTCCCTTCGAATCCTATTCCCAGATCTACACCGGGAAATATTGCATCAGTCACCTTTTTGAGCTGGCCAGTGGTTTGAAATCCATGGTCGTTGGAGAAACCGAAATACTAGGGCAGTTAAAGGAAGCCTACATGATCGCCAAGGAGCGGGGAATGACCCAGAAATACCTAAACAGGCTTTTTCAAGCCAGTTTTTCTGCAGCCAAGTCGGTAAGGTCATCGACCTGGATAACTCGGGGAAGTATCTCGGTCAGCGCGGTGGCCGTTGATTTGGCCGAGAAACTTTTTGGAAAGTTAACGGGATGTTCCATCATCCTTGTTGGCGCCGGGGCGGTGAGCGAGGCTACGGCTCGGGCTCTCCAGAAAAAAGGGGCAAACGTTATTTTTGTGGCCAACCGTACTTATGAAAAGGCATTGGAGTTGAGTAAAGAGATAGAGGCGGAAGCCATACCTTGGTCTGAATTTCCTTCACGGATTGCCAAGGTCGATATACTGATCAGCTCTACGTCCGCTCCCCACTACGTGATTACCAAGGAAAAACTGGCAGCCCACATAGGGAGGCGGGCAGGAAGACCCCTTTTTTTAATCGACCTTGCCGTTCCGCGGGACATTGATCCTGCCGTCGAGGATTTCGAAGAGGTTTATTGTTATAACATTGATGACCTGCAAACGATAGCGGATCAGAATTTAAAAGATCGCCTTGCAGAGGTTGATAAATGCAAGAGACTGATTGAACCTCATATCGAGCGGTTTTATAGCTGGCTTGTGGAATCGATCAATTCTCAAGACTCGCAGTTTATCAGGAATTTTCGAATGGCGTGA
- the ccsA gene encoding cytochrome c biogenesis protein CcsA, with the protein MILGQEKIWLVLALCVEFFISLYGFFVLRAKRQAGGDQLTFALLLVAFFFETLFLYLRGMAINHCPITNFLETWVFLSWALLLMYFIIGSAYRMSILGFFTAPACCLINLTGLILRPDNPKILPELGWMLELHVAFSLLAYAIFAIAALSASIYLLEAKELKTHKLSSLFFWFPPIGDLSCIQKRILLVGLVLLTAGLMGGVFISPKSTWDWVKIGWSVGVWLFYLYLVFCCFFSRSGMRRLSLLSIGGFLFIFLTFWGINTLSQIHKF; encoded by the coding sequence ATGATCTTGGGTCAAGAAAAAATATGGTTAGTGCTTGCCCTGTGCGTTGAGTTTTTTATCTCTCTTTACGGTTTTTTTGTCTTGAGAGCTAAAAGACAAGCGGGTGGGGATCAACTGACTTTTGCCCTGCTGCTTGTGGCTTTTTTCTTCGAAACCCTTTTCCTCTACTTGAGGGGAATGGCGATCAACCATTGCCCTATAACCAATTTTCTTGAAACATGGGTGTTCTTGTCCTGGGCTTTGCTGTTGATGTATTTCATCATCGGTTCGGCCTACCGCATGTCTATCCTTGGCTTTTTTACGGCTCCGGCCTGCTGTTTAATCAATCTTACCGGGTTAATCCTTCGTCCGGATAATCCTAAGATATTGCCTGAACTGGGATGGATGCTTGAACTGCATGTCGCTTTTTCCCTGTTGGCTTATGCGATATTTGCGATCGCAGCCCTATCGGCGTCTATTTACTTGTTGGAGGCAAAGGAGTTGAAAACGCATAAACTTTCTTCTCTTTTTTTCTGGTTCCCCCCTATAGGGGACCTCTCTTGCATCCAGAAAAGAATACTGTTAGTGGGACTTGTGTTGCTTACCGCCGGCCTGATGGGAGGGGTTTTTATTTCTCCGAAAAGCACGTGGGACTGGGTAAAAATCGGTTGGTCGGTTGGGGTCTGGTTATTTTATCTCTACTTGGTGTTCTGTTGTTTTTTTTCCCGGTCGGGAATGAGACGGCTCTCTCTTTTGTCCATTGGAGGCTTTTTATTTATTTTCTTAACCTTTTGGGGAATTAACACCTTGAGTCAAATACACAAATTTTGA
- a CDS encoding GatB/YqeY domain-containing protein: MSLLVQIDQQLKEAMKKKDLERTSVLRLLKAAISYASIQKAHKELTDQEVIGVIAKEIKKREESIVEYEKAHRPELAEKEKVEIAVLKEFLPEPMSEAEMEELVKKVIEETQAKDKKDLGVVMKTALSHAGGRADGKKLQEIAKKYLN, translated from the coding sequence ATGTCATTGTTGGTTCAAATAGATCAGCAGCTTAAAGAGGCGATGAAGAAGAAAGACTTGGAGAGAACCTCGGTTTTGAGGCTTCTCAAAGCCGCCATTAGTTATGCTTCAATACAGAAAGCTCATAAGGAACTTACCGATCAAGAGGTCATCGGAGTCATCGCCAAGGAGATTAAAAAAAGGGAGGAGTCGATCGTTGAGTATGAAAAAGCTCATAGGCCGGAGCTGGCCGAAAAAGAAAAGGTAGAGATCGCGGTATTGAAAGAGTTTTTGCCCGAGCCGATGAGCGAGGCGGAAATGGAGGAACTCGTCAAGAAAGTGATCGAGGAAACTCAAGCCAAGGACAAAAAAGATTTGGGAGTGGTGATGAAAACAGCTTTATCCCATGCAGGTGGAAGGGCCGATGGGAAAAAACTCCAGGAAATAGCAAAGAAGTATTTAAACTGA
- a CDS encoding LptF/LptG family permease, with amino-acid sequence MRTIYKFLFLELFKNSLITTSILTFFLVIANAFRDLSDLLVNNEVPLWISVKLLVSLIPFVLTFTLPWGLLVAVILLFGKMSQDRELTALKSAGISLGAIMAPVIWFALLYSVLSFAINAYIGPKSRHAFKEIFSDVMLHNPLSFFKSNKTIDQFDGFRLYATNRIGARLEDVYIWETDADLRPLRSIRASEAEIEPDLAHQRILLTLWNARQEERNVSDPQNVKLVMPGSRATQLPYEISLAQLFDRLTVRKSIGLSTLDEIGRSIVAADLFGFTSNPTPVLTEFQKRLAFSLSCFTFVLVGAPLAIQVQRKETSIGVALSLLIVLSYYVIVLLAEALKAKTNLFPELIIWLPNIIFQSLGFWLIWRVNRR; translated from the coding sequence ATGAGAACAATTTATAAATTTCTTTTTCTAGAGCTGTTCAAAAATTCTCTTATTACCACCTCGATTTTGACTTTTTTCTTGGTCATCGCCAACGCCTTCCGCGACCTCTCCGACCTGCTGGTCAACAACGAAGTCCCTTTGTGGATCTCCGTGAAACTGCTTGTATCCCTTATTCCCTTTGTCTTGACCTTCACGTTGCCCTGGGGGCTACTGGTCGCCGTGATCCTGCTTTTTGGCAAGATGTCCCAGGACAGGGAGCTTACGGCTTTAAAAAGCGCAGGAATAAGCCTGGGGGCAATCATGGCCCCGGTCATATGGTTTGCCCTTCTTTATAGCGTGCTGAGCTTCGCCATCAATGCTTATATCGGACCTAAGAGTCGTCACGCTTTCAAAGAAATATTCTCCGACGTTATGCTTCACAACCCCCTTTCCTTTTTTAAAAGCAATAAAACCATCGACCAGTTCGATGGTTTCCGCTTGTATGCAACCAACCGCATTGGGGCCAGGCTTGAAGACGTCTACATTTGGGAGACCGATGCCGATCTGCGTCCCTTGCGTTCCATCCGGGCTTCAGAGGCAGAAATCGAACCGGATTTAGCCCATCAAAGAATTCTTTTAACCCTTTGGAATGCTCGGCAAGAGGAAAGAAACGTTTCTGATCCGCAAAATGTCAAGTTGGTCATGCCCGGGTCCCGGGCCACCCAACTTCCTTATGAAATATCCCTTGCCCAGCTTTTTGATCGGCTCACCGTCCGAAAAAGCATAGGGCTTTCTACCCTTGATGAAATCGGCCGTTCGATTGTTGCCGCCGACCTGTTCGGCTTCACTTCCAATCCTACCCCGGTCTTGACTGAATTCCAGAAAAGATTGGCTTTTTCTCTTTCTTGTTTTACCTTCGTTCTCGTGGGCGCTCCCTTGGCTATTCAAGTCCAAAGAAAAGAAACTTCCATCGGGGTGGCTTTAAGTTTGCTCATCGTTCTGTCCTATTACGTGATCGTGCTTCTTGCCGAAGCCCTCAAAGCAAAAACCAACCTTTTCCCCGAGCTCATTATTTGGCTACCCAACATTATTTTTCAATCCTTGGGATTTTGGCTCATCTGGAGAGTCAATAGAAGATAA
- a CDS encoding M24 family metallopeptidase produces MARMMFAASEKDANMLYATRMMVPDPFLWIEVNSKSYIFLSKLEIDRAKREAKADVILSYEEASGIKEEKLTVPLLIKTVCKKLRVSRLQVPSNFPLGLAEALRKQGLNVIASKTEFFPERSIKTPAEIEAVRSALRVAEKGMQRAMEVLKESKITAEGLLRWQEKILDSKILREEIEIRIMREGATATGTIVACGIEACDPHEVGKGKLRANQAIVIDIFPRDRTTGYYGDLSRTVVKGEPSKELSRLYATVKEGKQWVLSILREGLKGKNIEKELRDTFTRKGYPTEMRGGRWVGFFHGLGHGVGLEIHEPPRFRKATFKKNQVLTVEPGLYYPEIGGVRLEDMVVIKENGVENLTQIEEVLEIA; encoded by the coding sequence ATGGCTCGAATGATGTTTGCCGCATCGGAAAAAGATGCGAACATGCTTTATGCGACGCGGATGATGGTTCCCGATCCCTTTCTTTGGATAGAGGTCAATTCCAAGAGTTATATTTTTTTAAGCAAGCTTGAAATCGATCGGGCAAAAAGAGAGGCAAAAGCCGATGTGATCCTTTCTTACGAGGAAGCCAGTGGAATTAAAGAAGAGAAGTTGACAGTACCCCTGCTGATCAAAACGGTCTGCAAGAAACTCCGAGTCAGCCGGCTGCAAGTTCCCTCCAATTTTCCTTTAGGCTTAGCCGAAGCCCTCAGAAAACAAGGTTTAAATGTCATAGCGAGCAAAACAGAATTTTTCCCTGAAAGGTCTATAAAGACCCCGGCCGAAATCGAGGCGGTCAGATCCGCCCTGCGCGTCGCCGAAAAAGGGATGCAGAGGGCTATGGAGGTGCTGAAGGAAAGCAAGATAACAGCCGAGGGCTTGCTCCGCTGGCAGGAGAAGATTCTTGATTCAAAGATCCTCAGGGAAGAAATTGAAATAAGGATAATGAGAGAAGGAGCAACGGCAACAGGCACCATAGTAGCCTGCGGAATAGAAGCATGCGATCCTCACGAGGTGGGCAAAGGAAAGCTGAGGGCGAATCAGGCCATCGTCATCGATATTTTCCCCAGGGATAGGACTACGGGATATTATGGAGATCTCAGCCGAACGGTTGTCAAGGGAGAACCTTCCAAGGAGCTTTCTCGGTTATATGCAACGGTTAAGGAGGGTAAACAGTGGGTTTTAAGCATCTTGCGGGAGGGTTTGAAAGGGAAAAACATAGAGAAGGAGCTCAGGGATACATTCACCCGGAAAGGGTATCCCACCGAAATGCGTGGAGGAAGGTGGGTCGGTTTTTTCCATGGACTAGGACATGGTGTGGGACTTGAAATCCATGAACCCCCCAGGTTTAGAAAGGCGACATTCAAGAAAAACCAGGTCCTGACTGTTGAGCCCGGCTTGTATTATCCCGAAATTGGAGGGGTAAGACTGGAGGACATGGTCGTCATTAAAGAAAATGGGGTGGAAAATTTGACCCAAATTGAAGAAGTATTGGAAATAGCTTGA
- a CDS encoding efflux transporter outer membrane subunit, whose amino-acid sequence MKWTLIPGEKGRTGWSFFFLPLVLVLSSCAVGPDYHRPAVETPLAFKWGESPGAEKPTTGEEGATPTEEQTASGKRLENIRWKKALPQDAIARGEWWKIFKDPLLDQLEAQLLVGNQQLKGIYAQVVEARSLVTQSLSNFFPHIGFYPFYSRLRFSQNQPFFFLQHPVLAPVFNTSGQQIGFTQFQTGLPIYWNEWALPLAASYEADIWGRYRRELEAAKASAQATQAAYESLLLTLHAELATDYFSIRYIDAQLAVYRYMIDVFRDNLYLVQSRYDGGLANELDLARAKTDLANLQSQYIGLENTRAQIENAIAVLLGKPASSVKIAPNPISGSVPVLPEYLPSDLLQRRPDVAQAERQMAAANADIGVALGAFFPSVNLLASVGLLSSTIEMLFNGSSRFWTLGPFVSLPIFEGGQLVAGLQQAKAAYQAAVANYRQGVLVAFQEVENALAALKILEAQQEAQQRTVAFSKEQFDVSLVRFKEGLVNYIEVDTTEQVWLNAQLLNLQILGERFISTVALIRALGGGWEDYSMRPVGASTKSVSRGS is encoded by the coding sequence ATGAAATGGACTTTGATTCCAGGGGAGAAGGGAAGAACAGGTTGGAGCTTTTTCTTTCTTCCCCTGGTCTTGGTTCTCTCTAGTTGTGCAGTCGGCCCTGATTATCATAGGCCTGCTGTCGAAACGCCTCTAGCCTTTAAATGGGGGGAGAGCCCGGGCGCCGAAAAACCGACAACGGGTGAAGAGGGAGCCACCCCTACCGAAGAACAAACGGCCTCGGGCAAGAGGCTAGAGAACATCCGTTGGAAGAAAGCCCTTCCCCAGGATGCCATCGCCAGGGGAGAGTGGTGGAAAATTTTTAAAGATCCCCTGTTGGATCAACTGGAAGCCCAACTCTTGGTGGGTAACCAACAACTGAAAGGTATTTACGCTCAAGTGGTCGAGGCCAGGTCCCTGGTGACCCAATCCCTTTCCAATTTCTTCCCCCATATTGGGTTCTATCCTTTTTACTCAAGGTTAAGATTTTCCCAAAACCAACCCTTTTTCTTTCTCCAACACCCTGTATTGGCTCCCGTTTTTAATACGAGCGGTCAGCAGATCGGTTTTACCCAGTTTCAAACAGGTCTGCCTATTTACTGGAATGAATGGGCTCTTCCCTTGGCGGCCTCTTACGAGGCGGATATCTGGGGAAGGTACCGGCGTGAGCTGGAAGCGGCCAAAGCCTCTGCACAAGCAACGCAAGCCGCCTATGAATCCCTGCTTCTTACTTTGCATGCGGAACTGGCAACCGATTATTTTTCCATCCGCTACATCGATGCCCAATTAGCCGTCTATCGCTACATGATCGATGTCTTTAGGGATAACCTTTACCTGGTTCAGAGCCGTTACGATGGAGGGTTGGCCAACGAACTGGACCTGGCCAGGGCAAAAACCGACCTGGCCAATCTCCAATCCCAGTATATCGGCTTAGAAAACACCAGGGCGCAAATCGAAAATGCGATCGCCGTTCTCCTCGGTAAACCCGCTTCTTCCGTAAAAATTGCCCCTAATCCCATTTCGGGTTCGGTACCGGTTTTGCCTGAATACCTGCCTTCGGATCTTTTGCAGAGGAGACCCGACGTGGCTCAGGCTGAAAGACAGATGGCAGCGGCCAACGCCGATATCGGGGTGGCCCTGGGTGCCTTTTTCCCTTCGGTGAATCTTCTTGCCTCGGTTGGACTGCTCAGTTCCACCATCGAGATGCTTTTCAACGGTTCAAGCCGTTTTTGGACCCTTGGACCCTTCGTCAGTCTTCCTATTTTCGAAGGCGGCCAGCTTGTGGCAGGACTGCAGCAGGCCAAGGCCGCCTACCAGGCTGCGGTAGCTAATTATAGGCAGGGAGTGCTGGTTGCCTTCCAGGAAGTGGAAAATGCCCTTGCGGCTCTAAAAATCCTTGAAGCCCAACAAGAAGCGCAGCAAAGAACGGTGGCTTTTTCTAAAGAACAGTTCGATGTCTCCCTGGTAAGGTTCAAGGAAGGATTAGTGAATTACATCGAAGTCGATACCACCGAGCAGGTTTGGCTCAATGCCCAGCTGCTCAATCTCCAGATCCTTGGGGAGAGATTTATTTCGACAGTAGCGCTGATAAGGGCTCTTGGGGGAGGATGGGAGGATTACAGCATGAGGCCGGTGGGGGCATCGACTAAATCTGTCTCCCGGGGGTCTTAA